The Triticum urartu cultivar G1812 chromosome 6, Tu2.1, whole genome shotgun sequence genome includes the window ggaggaggaggccgaggaggagggtgaggaggaggaggccgaggccgaggaggagggtgaggaggaggccgaggagggTGGAGGGGAGGTTGATCCCGCGTTGTGGGGTGACTTGCCACCGGGTTCTTCGCAGGGGTGGCTGCGTGGTAATGCCGGACTACCTACACCACCTTCTATCGAGGAGCACAAGTGGCTCATTGAACCTGTGGGGACAGAGTAAGTGCCTCTCAATCATATTTTCAACACATGACAACATTTTCTTATTGTACACATGGCAATCATTTGATTCTTTTGCAGAAACTGGATCCTTCACGGAAAGGGCCGTAAACCGAACGGCCTTATCACTGTCCTGTTGAAGGAGTTTTGGCCTGGCCTATTTTGCCCGCGGCCAGACAGGGACCCGCAGCAGcgggttttggccacgagctggGCCCACTACGAGGCTTGCAGCAACGCGGAGTACGGGACGACCGCTAAGGCCGTGATCACCAAATTTTGGGTAAGTTCTCTTCTAAATCACTTGTCTTCAGTTTCGTTCATAGTTTATCATTGAATCACTCAACTCATGCCTTGTTTGCTTCTGGTTTTTGCATGATTGCAGCAACTCTATAGAGTTCTTGACGAGCACAAGGCCAGAGCCGACGTGGTCTTGCTTGCGGCTGCGAAGAAGAAAGCTCGTCAGTTGCAGTACGAGGTGCGCTGGGTTGCCGTCTCGTAGTACTACCACTACTACCTGCACCAAAAGATGCCCAAAACTCAAGCGCAGAAGCTACGATTTACCTTGAGCAAGGAGCAGTTCATGATGGTAACTATTACTAACTTTTCATTGTTTCAAGCAGTCAACTATATGTTTCGTGCTCACATGTCATGCTTCCAAAATTTGCATAGGTTGTTCCTCGTTGGTGCTATGGAAGGCATGACGGATGGGCGAGTTTGGTGGATAGGTGGCTCGGCGCTGATGCAGAGTTTGCTGCCAAGAGCATCAAGGCCCGGGCTAACCGTGGAGATGACGGGACACACGGCCAAGGAAACAGGAACCACTGGGGCTTCAAGGCCATGAAGGTATATCTATGTGCATGATGcatttttgttcttctttacGTCATGTTCTTATGTATGGCTGACTTCTATTTGACGTTGTAGGAGGACAAGTTGAAGAGGCCGCTCTCAGACATGGAGTCGTGGAAGCTGGCCCGCGAGCAGAGTCATCGCAAGGAGGGAGAGAGCCAGTACTACGGAAAGACCGAGGAGCACCTGGGGTCTTACATTCATCACTATCAGGAGTTGCATCCGGATGTTCCTGTTGCTGAGGTCGCCTAGTCTCAGATCGACGACACGGCGGTGGTGGCCATCCAGGGGAAGAAGAATGGCCGGTATCCGTGTTTCGATGGCTTGATCACTCCTTCGATCTCGTACACACGGCTTCGGGCTAGCAACCCGAGCCAGTTAGAGAGTACGGGGCGTTCACAGACTCCCTTAGCCCGCCAGCATGCTGTAAGTACTTCCTCTTTATCTTTTTCTATCTTGCATTCTCAGTTTATTTTCAGCATTGCTCACTTAGAAACAACCTAAATTATGTAGGCATATAAGGAGTTTGTCGAGCATAGGAATCTCGAGGTGCGGGAGTACTTGAAACGAGTGAAGGCAAACGATGATTACAACCGTCAGATGATGACGGTTAGTTTTGCCCTCTTAAAACCAACCTAAATTTTTGCACTTTCATTCCTTCTGATCTTCTAGTTTGCTTGTTTAACTAACATTCAGGCTATGTTGGCGTCTTGGACTAACCGCACGGATCCACCACAAATGGGACCCCCACCACCACCTGCGGGAGAACCCCCACACGTGCCCACGTTCGATGAATGGGTGGCACTAGGCAGTGATGGTTCGGTTAGTACATTTGCCTAACTACTAGCAAACTAGTTCTCGTTCATGAAACACTATCATATCATATTTACCGTTAGAATCTTTTCTGAAACATGTAGGGGACCGGTGGCTCGACTCCTGCTCCGTCGACCCCAGTCACTCCGATCTGGCAGAGTGGTGGTGGTCGCAATGAcggttttggcggaggtggtggtggtggttttggcggaggtggtgCTTTTGGCGGAGGTAGTGGTGGTTATGGCGGAGGTGGTGGTTTTGGCGGGGGTGCTCTTGCTTGATGATTCCGTGCATGTGGCCATCGTGCCATGCCTTTCATATTCCTACTTTTATCATGTTTCATGTCTTGCACTACTTTTATGTTCATGAACTTCCATCGGTGATGATCTTTAGATGATGtgatgaacttgagtatgtttagatgatgatggtgaacttgagtatgtttagatGAACTTGAGTATGTTCACATGATGAATTGTCATATTTCTGCATAATTTCATATTGTTCTATTTTGAAATGCTGTCAAATGAATTGGAAAAGAGAAAACAGGGGAAAAaaactatgcctacggcaaagccgtcggcatatataCGCCCAAGAGTTACCAGGGCTTGCCACGTGgcaaactatgccgacggctttgccgtaggcatagccctGCTGCCAGGAGAAACCAGGAGTTGCCACGTGGCAGAcatatgcctacggcaaagccgtcggcatagattagCCGTAGGCATAGCCCTGCCGCCAGGAGAAGCCGGGGGACGACACGTGGCgcgccgtcggcatagatttccatctatgccgacggccaagcCGTCGGCATACCTGCGCCACGTGTCGTCCCCTGAATCGCCAGCGCTGTTGACGGCGCCGTCCGTTGCCGTCAGACGGAAAACAACGCCGACGGctaaactatgccgacggctatcccacggccgtcggcatatgcacctatgccgacggctatacTACGCCGACGGTCTGACACATCTACGCTGACGTGATCTACGCCGACGgggctatgccgacggcagccgtaggcatagatctatgccgacggcaaaggacctatgccgacggccctgggCCGTAGGCATAGCCCGCGAGTCCGGTAGTGAAATGACACCAATTCATGGAAGAATGTTAGCTACTGACGCTGATTTCCGATAATCAATTTTGTGTGTTTGTGGTCCAGTGTATTTGGGGTATTATATGCACATAGAGATTAATTTAGAGCATGTAGAAGGGTGTTGTTTTGGGGTATTATGGAGGAAAGTGGTTAGGATAATTTGCAATCAAAATCGTTTCTAAATCATTTTTATAGGATAAGATAAGAGATCTTTTATATCCGAACACAATCCAATCTGAACCTGAGTCCTATTGATAGGATATGGTATTACTAATATACAACACGGTAGGATAATCCATTTTTTCTAGGCGAATAATCCAACCTTTAAATACCAGTATCCTATTTGTCTGTCAAGTTTGAAGTATTAACTAGCAATACATGAATGCTATCTTTGCTTGAGACAAGACATAAGCTTGTTAtttacttattttagtacttTATAGTGCTTTATTTGTGCTTAAAGCGTACAAGTATTAATGCTTTCTCAATGTTGATGTATAATTCTGCTTTAAATCATTTTTATATTCCTCGTATATGTATGTGGTATATAACCATTTATGATCCGACTCCATTCTGTTATTGTACGGTGTCTGAATCCGGCATAATTCACTCGAATCCACATATGTCTTGCTTCCCAATCCAAAAAAATTAGGATATGGTACGAGCATTATTGATCCGAATTCGTTCCGGTTCACCCTACAATGAAATATTAAAATATCACCATTTGTGCAATATAGCATGATTTGTCACTACAACTAAAGGTTTATTTATTGCCCTTTCTAGACTTCCGATGATGCTGCCGCTGCCTAGCGCTACCTTTTTCAACAGACATTGGTTCGGTTGTCATTGTTGGCCTTCTGTTTTTGTTGTTGCGGGTATGGATGTATATGTGGGGACTTTGGAAACTGGTTGCTAGGTTAGTTTTGTAGTGCTACCAATTTTCATCCCATGGTGTGCATGCCGACTGCGAGCGAATGCAGTGCCCAGTGGGTTTGCTAATGATGCCTTCAACTCAATCTTCCTCTTTTCTGTACGTTTCCATACTGGTTGATGTAATCTCGAACTATGTATTTTCACTATGTTAAAGCAATGGAAAGACGATAGACAGGTTGATAGCACTGCCACTCTATATGGATGCAATGTTGTAAGAGTACTACTATGTGTTTCTTCAATTTGTTCCGCTACTTTGGTGCCGTGATTGAGGTTTCTAATCAACGCCCGCAATGCCTCTATATATTGACATCACTCTCATCAGCTAGCTAGCCCGCCCTTATATGATCTACCTTTTTTTGAAAAGAGGAAAAAAACTACATCAAGTGATGCACACAACCTATAACTAGGATCTCGTACATGACAAAGACTCCCTGTCAATTTCATCATCAGCCGTCTGATTGTACTGCAGCAACATCGATCGTATATCCATAAAAAACAATGAATATTGACTGGTTGATACAAGATATATATTTCATATTTAAGAGAAGAGAACCTCACCGTAAGCAACTTGGCTCAGCCACTCGTGCTAATTAGACATGCATGGGCATGACAAGAGAGAGATGTATGCATTGACATGGTAAGGAAAGTGACCTCTCAAAATACAAGCGGTTGATCGACGAggcatcgatatcttctatccaTTCAAGGTCGCTGGAGAAGGAAAGAAATGTTCACGGTCCATATCGATATGCATATGCATGGACTGAGGACAAATTAAATTGATGGAAAAGAAATCAGCTGCATGAGGCTCTAAGTATAGTTGAAGCCGGCATATACGACGTGAATAGCTCTACAAGATATATATTTTTTGGAAATGAAGGTGTGCCCCGGCCTCAGCATCAAAATGATGCATGCAATCATCTTATTAAAAATCCACGAAGTATCAAAAAGTCATAAGAGTATTACAGCTCGCAAGCGGAGCGAATCAAACGCAAAAAGAAAAGTACATGCTGACAATCACAACCGATACGATAATATGAAAGACAAGCTCCCTAAACTCCTATCCTGTTATTCGACCGTCATCCGAATCGGTTGAATATAGCCCGTACTACCATCTCCCACTGGTTACACCCAGTAACCAAAGGCTTTCTAGAGTCCATAGGAGTGAGTAAGGATCACGTACGGATCTAAGCGGTAGCTCTGAAGATGACCTGCAGGAAAGTTAAAGTGTGTTGTCTGTTAAAAATCATACCATTCCTACAGTTCCATATAGCCCACAAAAGCACACATATTCCTATCCGAATACGAGCCGCAATAGTCTGTTCAACCTTAGCTAACCACGTCCCAAACAACGACGCAATGTCAACTGGAGGATTAATGTTGAAGGCTATATGAATCATTCTCCAAAGCAATTTGGCGAGTGGGCATTCAAGGAATAAATGTTGTATTGTTTCATCATGATCACAAAAACAACACCGCGAACTACCTACCCATCGCCTCTTGATTAAGTTGTCCTCAGTGAGTATCACTTGCTTGTGGACGAACCACATAAAGATTTTAATACGCAAAGGAACCTTAATCCTCCAAATATGCAACGATCTTGAAATTGGGCCAGAATTGATCAAATTCATATAGAACGATTTCACCGTAAATATCCCATTTTTAGCTAATTTCCATGTTGTCGAATCCAGCTGGTCGGAGAGTTGAACATCAATCAATCTCCAAACCAAATGCATCTAGGCATTCCATTTCTCACCAACTAACGCATGTCGAGACTAAATATTCAATGGAGTTGTTTTGAAAAATTGTGCCTACGTAATCCTCCTTATGTTGCACAATGTTATAAAGGGTGGGACATTGGATGGCCAGGGGCGTCTCTCCTAACCACGTATCATCTCAAAATCTTGTTGACATCCCATTGCCGACCAAGAATTTGACCCTACGAAAGAACAAGTCCTTCGTTCTCATAAGTCCCTTCCAGAATGACGAGTCAGTTGGTCTCATGGTAATCTGGACGAGCGTTTTCGACTGTAAATATTTATTGCGCAGAATTTGTGCCCACATACCCTCCGCCTCTGTCTCTAACCTGTAGAGTCTTTACTCATAAGGCATTTATTCTTAATTTCTAAGTTCTCAATACCGAGAC containing:
- the LOC125513018 gene encoding glycine-rich protein 2-like; protein product: MMTAMLASWTNRTDPPQMGPPPPPAGEPPHVPTFDEWVALGSDGSGTGGSTPAPSTPVTPIWQSGGGRNDGFGGGGGGGFGGGGAFGGGSGGYGGGGGFGGGALA